A single Laribacter hongkongensis DSM 14985 DNA region contains:
- a CDS encoding alanine-zipper protein, with protein sequence MFLKPSLGLMGAVVALGLSACASTTPEIERAQATADKALATANQAMQQANNAGAVASQALQQSNQNTAVLERMMQKGVSK encoded by the coding sequence ATGTTTCTGAAACCTTCCCTTGGCTTGATGGGTGCGGTGGTGGCACTGGGGCTGAGCGCATGTGCATCGACTACGCCGGAAATCGAACGTGCCCAGGCTACGGCCGACAAGGCTCTGGCAACCGCCAACCAGGCGATGCAGCAGGCCAACAATGCCGGTGCCGTGGCATCGCAAGCGTTGCAGCAGTCGAACCAGAATACGGCCGTTCTCGAGCGCATGATGCAAAAGGGTGTGTCGAAGTAA
- a CDS encoding L,D-transpeptidase family protein → MPLHRLAALGIAGIALHSAPAQALEFDLPTNGDTVVGSPSVVIPTPENSLYDLARYYDTGILDIKLANPGVHPWVPGKNQRIIIPTQYILPKGPWQGVVVNVAQRRLFYFPPAREGEPRKVITFPVGVAKEGWSTPLGSTRVTSKLRDPGWSVPRSIKAEKEAENGLPFPDYVPPGPDNPMGMLAIGTGFPSIFIHATNKPWGVGMRQSHGCIQLYPENAKLLFDTLPKNTPVRIVHEPVVVGRLNGEVVMAAYPALDEYRQQEPSLDQLKDTIRALPPAGKPAPKTAAADLDRLDWLRAQSVLDSHSSLPVSLDPDTPMPGEQLSRVRAQPYDRPPYGSDANNATPVGKPDTPAGDDAPA, encoded by the coding sequence ATGCCCTTACACCGTCTGGCCGCTCTCGGAATCGCAGGGATCGCCCTGCACTCCGCTCCGGCCCAGGCGCTGGAATTCGACCTGCCCACCAACGGCGACACCGTGGTGGGATCGCCCTCGGTGGTCATTCCGACCCCGGAAAATTCCCTTTATGACCTGGCGCGTTATTACGACACAGGCATTCTTGACATCAAGCTGGCCAATCCCGGCGTGCATCCGTGGGTGCCGGGCAAGAACCAGCGCATCATCATCCCGACCCAGTACATCCTGCCCAAGGGACCGTGGCAGGGCGTGGTGGTGAACGTCGCCCAGCGCCGGCTGTTCTATTTCCCGCCGGCCCGGGAAGGTGAACCGCGCAAGGTCATCACCTTCCCGGTCGGCGTGGCCAAGGAAGGCTGGTCCACCCCGCTGGGCTCGACACGGGTCACGTCAAAACTGCGCGATCCGGGCTGGTCGGTGCCACGCAGCATCAAGGCCGAAAAAGAGGCGGAAAACGGCCTGCCGTTTCCGGATTACGTCCCGCCCGGACCGGACAATCCGATGGGCATGCTGGCGATCGGCACGGGTTTCCCCAGCATCTTCATCCATGCCACCAACAAGCCCTGGGGCGTCGGCATGCGCCAGAGTCACGGCTGCATCCAGCTTTATCCGGAAAATGCCAAACTGCTGTTCGACACCCTGCCGAAAAACACGCCGGTCCGCATCGTGCACGAACCGGTGGTGGTCGGCCGCCTGAACGGCGAAGTGGTCATGGCCGCCTATCCGGCACTGGACGAATACCGGCAGCAGGAGCCTTCGCTCGACCAGCTCAAGGACACCATCCGGGCCCTGCCGCCAGCCGGCAAGCCTGCACCGAAGACAGCAGCAGCCGACCTTGACCGCCTCGACTGGCTGCGCGCCCAGTCGGTGCTCGACAGCCACAGCAGCCTGCCGGTTTCCCTTGACCCGGATACGCCCATGCCCGGCGAACAGCTGTCCCGCGTCCGGGCCCAGCCCTACGACCGCCCGCCCTACGGCAGCGATGCCAACAACGCCACACCGGTCGGCAAGCCGGACACCCCGGCCGGAGACGACGCACCGGCGTGA
- a CDS encoding sulfite exporter TauE/SafE family protein, with translation MAFVAGLIDSAVGGGGLIQIPALFNALPEVNTATLFGTNKFSSIFGTASAARSFMRRVRLPWALILPAAGCAFVFSFAGAAAVSLIPKEVMKPAVLVLLVGMAIYTLWKKDFGKLHKPAVIGQRERWLAALIGGAIGFYDGIFGPGTGSFLIFLFIRFFAFDFLHASASAKFVNFATNLAALVFFVPAGHILLKFAVPMAVCNVAGSLVGARLALRGGAGFVRVLFLMLLAVLIGKFAYDMWGAA, from the coding sequence ATGGCGTTTGTCGCCGGGCTGATCGACTCGGCCGTCGGCGGAGGCGGGCTGATCCAGATTCCGGCGTTGTTCAACGCGCTGCCCGAGGTCAATACCGCCACCCTGTTCGGCACCAACAAGTTTTCGTCCATCTTCGGTACGGCCAGTGCCGCCCGCAGCTTCATGCGTCGCGTGCGCCTGCCGTGGGCGCTGATCCTGCCGGCAGCCGGCTGTGCCTTTGTGTTTTCGTTTGCCGGCGCCGCAGCCGTGAGCCTGATTCCCAAAGAGGTGATGAAGCCGGCCGTGCTGGTGCTGCTGGTCGGCATGGCGATCTACACCTTGTGGAAAAAGGACTTCGGCAAGCTGCACAAGCCGGCCGTGATCGGCCAGCGCGAACGCTGGCTGGCAGCACTGATCGGCGGGGCGATCGGGTTTTACGACGGCATTTTCGGGCCGGGTACCGGCAGCTTCCTGATTTTCCTGTTCATCCGCTTTTTTGCCTTCGATTTCCTGCACGCCTCGGCTTCGGCCAAGTTCGTCAACTTTGCGACCAACCTGGCCGCGCTGGTGTTTTTTGTCCCGGCCGGCCACATCCTGCTGAAGTTTGCCGTGCCGATGGCGGTCTGCAACGTGGCCGGGTCGCTGGTGGGGGCACGGCTGGCGCTGCGTGGCGGGGCCGGTTTCGTACGGGTATTGTTCCTGATGTTGCTGGCGGTCCTGATCGGCAAATTTGCTTACGATATGTGGGGTGCAGCTTAG